A genomic stretch from Astatotilapia calliptera chromosome 4, fAstCal1.2, whole genome shotgun sequence includes:
- the LOC113020801 gene encoding LOW QUALITY PROTEIN: cytochrome b-c1 complex subunit 2, mitochondrial (The sequence of the model RefSeq protein was modified relative to this genomic sequence to represent the inferred CDS: deleted 1 base in 1 codon) has translation MRGIQSLNTISKRCYAAARRSGSLAEPLSGLKPSKGAPLPPQDAQVSKLPNGLVIASLENYSPVSSVGVFVKAGSRYETVENQGVSHVLRLAANLTTKGASAFKICRSVEAIGGSLSATSSRETMVYTADCLRDDIDSLMEFLVNVTTAQEFRPWEVDELTPRVKVDKALAQQCPQIGVIEKLHEAAYKNTLSNSLYCPDYMVGHVSSQQLKSFVEDHFTTGRMALVGLGVNHSVLRQVGEGLLSARSGVGAPVAKSVYRGGELRVQNKDELVHALIASEGAVTGSAEANAFSVLQRILGAGPHVKRGSSITSKLSQGIAKATTQPFDATAFNVSYSDSGLFGVYTIAQAASAGEVIKAAIAQVRGVAEGGVSEADITRAKNQLKAEYLMSMESSEGLLEEIGAQALTAGVYQAPDAVLKAIDAITQNDVVKAAKKFVDGKKTMSASGHLINTPFVDEV, from the exons ATGAGAGGAATACAGTCTCTGAACACTATCTCC AAACGTTGCTACGCAGCTGCCAGGAGGAGCGGTAGTCTGGCTGAACCCCTCTCAGGTCTGAAACCGTCCAAAGGCGCACCTCTTCCTCCCCAGGATGCCCAG GTGTCCAAGCTCCCAAACGGCCTGGTGATAGCTTCGCTGGAAAACTACTCCCCCGTGTCAagtgttggtgtgtttgtgaAAGCTGGGAGTCGCTATGAGACTGTGGAGAACCAGGGTGTCTCCCATGTGTTACGACTGGCAGCGAACCTG acTACAAAGGGAGCGTCTGCCTTCAAGATCTGTCGCAGTGTGGAAGCAATCGGGGGCAGCCTGAG CGCGACATCATCAAGAGAGACAATGGTCTACACTGCCGACTGTTTGAGAGATGACAT AGATTCATTAATGGAGTTTCTGGTCAATGTGACTACAGCTCAGGAGTTTCGGCCATGGGAGGTGGACGAACTGACGCCCAGAGTGAAGGTTGACAAGGCTCTGGCTCAGCAGTGTCCTCAGATAG GTGTAATTGAGAAGTTGCATGAAGCAGCATACAAAAAC ACCCTGTCCAACTCTCTGTACTGCCCTGACTATATGGTCGGCCATGTCTCCTCTCAACAG CTTAAGTCATTTGTTGAGGACCATTTCACCACTGGCAGAATGGCTCTAGTAGGACTAG GTGTAAACCACTCGGTCCTGAGGCAAGTGGGTGAGGGGCTCTTGAGTGCCCGCAGTGGGGTTGGGGCCCCTGTGGCTAAATCTGTGTACCGTGGAG GTGAGCTGCGAGTGCAGAACAAGGATGAGCTTGTCCACGCTCTGATTGCCAGTGAAGGTGCTGTGACAGGTAGTGCCGAGGCTAATGCTTTCAGTGTGCTGCAAAGGATCCTGGGAGCTGGTCCGCATGTAAAGAGGGGCTCCAGCATCACCAGCAAACTGAGCCAGGGGATCGCCAAAGCTACCACACAGCCCTTTGAT GCCACTGCCTTCAACGTCTCGTACTCCGACTCCGGCCTGTTTGGGGTCTATACCATTGCACAAGCTGCCTCTGCAGGAGAG GTGATCAAAGCCGCCATTGCACAGGTGAGGGGTGTGGCCGAGGGAGGCGTGTCTGAGGCTGACATCACCAGAGCAAA GAACCAGCTGAAAGCGGAGTACTTGATGTCGATGGAGAGCTCAGAGGGGCTGCTTGAGGAGATTGGTGCTCAGGCTCTCACCGCTGGAGTGTACCAGGCCCCTGACGCTGTCCTCAAGGCTATAGATGCCATCACCCAGAATGATGTGGTTAAG
- the LOC113020802 gene encoding kelch-like protein 20, whose product MADMAEIISVSAGLLLPSSINATVKVQEEASPTPAVVPAPQNSEDYLFVETRHPNTVLQGLNSLRLNNAFCDVTLCCGGQEFPCHRIVLASFSSYFQAMFSADLIESKQERVAINGVEPQMIGMLVSYAYTSEVYISKANVQALLAAANLLDVMAVREACCRFMERQMDEMNCVGIHCFAEAHSCKVLEKRSMDYILEHFSTVCQQEEFLSLCVDKLTEILASDLLNVPKEETVFEAAMLWLNKCSSRKQSFEKVLEHIRLPLISPYYLHDVIESLDVVKESQVCQRLISEAKDYLLLKDRRGELYCPRARPRRSTGTAEVIVTVGGEDDKVVLRSVESLDPVTSQWKNLACLPFAVSKHGLVVSDSTLYLAGGEFPDGSASREMWRYDPCFDSWMEMAPMNVARSELGLVMLDGFVYAVGGWEGRSRLDSVECYNPHTNSWQFTESVKMAVTSPAVVALDGLLYVTGGAVLEDGDGTDLAQVYNPKTAVWTEVAPMQIARSGSAACTLKGKIYVIGGWHASTENTDKVECYNPKTNQWTMCAPMKERRYRPGAAVVDGKIYVLGGEEGWDRYHDTIERYCDETDTWEIVGEMPTSRSWLSCVSLRLRKDIQVSSSPGTPSEN is encoded by the exons ATGGCAGACATGGCTGAAATAATCTCCGTCAGCGCCGGTTTGCTCCTGCCTTCCTCTATCAACGCCACCGTTAAGGTCCAGGAGGAAGCCAGCCCGACTCCTGCCGTTGTCCCTGCTCCCCAGAACAGCGAGGACTACCTGTTTGTGGAGACCAGGCACCCCAACACAGTCCTGCAGGGCCTCAACAGCCTGCGGCTCAACAACGCCTTCTGCGATGTGACTCTGTGCTGCGGAGGACAGGAGTTCCCCTGCCACCGCATAGTGCTGGCATCTTTCAGCTCCTACTTCCAG GCGATGTTTTCCGCTGACCTCATAGAGTCCAAGCAGGAGCGTGTTGCCATCAATGGTGTTGAGCCTCAGATGATTGGCATGCTGGTGAGCTACGCCTACACATCAGAGGTCTACATTTCCAAAGCCAACGTGCAG GCGCTGCTGGCAGCAGCCAACCTGCTGGATGTGATGGCGGTCCGAGAGGCCTGCTGTCGCTTCATGGAGCGTCAGATGGACGAGATGAACTGTGTGGGTATTCACTGCTTTGCTGAGGCGCATTCCTGTAAGGTGCTGGAGAAACGCAGCATGGACTACATCCTTGAGCACTTCAGCACGGTCTGTCAGCAG GAGgagtttctgtctctgtgtgtggacaAGCTGACGGAAATCCTTGCCAGCGATCTCCTCAACGTGCCCAAAGAGGAGACCGTGTTTGAGGCCGCCATGCTGTGGTTGAATAAATGTTCCTCTCGCAAACAGAGCTTTGAAAAG GTCCTGGAGCACATCCGCCTGCCTCTCATCAGCCCCTATTACCTCCATGATGTGATTGAGTCTCTGGACGTGGTGAAGGAGAGCCAGGTCTGCCAGAGGCTCATCTCTGAGGCCAAGGACTATCTGCTGCTTAAGGACCGGCGTGGAGAGCTCTACTGCCCGAGAGCGAGGCCTCGCAGGtccactg GAACCGCTGAAGTGATAGTCACAGTTGGCGGGGAGGACGACAAGGTGGTGCTGCGCAGCGTCGAGAGCTTGGATCCTGTGACGAGCCAGTGGAAGAACCTGGCATGCCTGCCCTTCGCCGTGAGCAAACACGGGCTGGTGGTCTCAG ATTCGACCCTGTATTTGGCAGGTGGAGAGTTTCCCGATGGCTCAGCCAGCAGAGAGATGTGGCGCTACGACCCCTGCTTTGACTCCTGGATGGAAATGGCACCCATGAATGTAGCTCGCTCAGAGTTAG GCCTGGTGATGCTTGATGGCTTTGTGTACGCAGTGGGAGGGTGGGAGGGACGCTCACGTCTGGACTCGGTGGAGTGCTACAACCCCCACACCAACTCCTGGCAGTTTACAGAGTCTGTGAAGATGGCCGTCACAAGTCCAGCAGTGGTGGCTCTGGACGGCCTGCTCTATGTTACTG GTGGTGCGGTCCTAGAGGATGGTGACGGCACAGATCTGGCACAGGTGTACAACCCTAAAACGGCAGTATGGACAGAGGTCGCCCCCATGCAGATTGCCCGCTCTGGATCAGCTGCTTGTACTCTTAAAGGAAAGATTTACGTCATAG GCGGATGGCATGCCTCGACAGAGAACACAGATAAAGTGGAGTGTTACAATCCAAAGACCAACCAGTGGACGATGTGTGCCCCCATGAAGGAACGACGCTATCGGCCCGGCGCTGCTGTCGTGGATGGCAAAATCTACGTCTTGGGAGGAGAAGAGGGCTGGGACAG ATATCACGACACTATCGAGAGGTATTGTGACGAGACGGACACGTGGGAGATTGTTGGGGAGATGCCTACCAGCCGCAGCTGGCTCAGCTGCGTCTCTCTCCGGCTTAGAAAGGACATCCAAGTGAGCAGCAGTCCCGGGACGCCCAGTGAAAATTGA
- the anks4b gene encoding ankyrin repeat and SAM domain-containing protein 4B, translated as MSRYHKAAIDGYVELLKEATVKDLNTPDEDGMTPTILAAFHGHISALQLICSRKGDPNRSDIWGNTPLHHAAGNGHMHILSFLVNFGANLFALDNEFHTPMDVAASRDHMECVRFLDAAAAKQTNQNPKKVANLKKEAEKEAEKRVKLCEKVKKKHKSKMDRMQRGSNSGSFSDAGTASSLSNDGTITGVNEHFSKLITDDKVGSIKGTLLKKFGKKDKGTLQRSEGSGNVIFLKPESGSENPDFVDVFNEQEENMLEEMDSFGDDDDDGGQVKQSIFNRPGLGGLMFRKKMGLDSDDIPSSANESLGYLVQSETFEADEDTSGLMTGDNALPWEQEDLGLDDDEDEETSPLDVFLSSISLPDFTPAFNREHLDLEALLLCSDEDLKGIRIQLGPRKKILEAVARRRKALENAGVMKDSSL; from the exons ATGTCTAGGTACCACAAAGCAGCGATTGATGGATACGTGGAACTCTTGAAGGAGGCCACGGTGAAGGACCTGAACACGCCAGATGAGGATGGCATGACTCCCACCATACTGGCTGCTTTTCATGGACATATCAGTGCTCTTCAGCTCATATGCAGCAGAAA AGGAGATCCCAACAGGAGTGACATCTGGGGAAACACACCCCTGCACCATGCAGCAGGTAACGGCCACATGCACATCCTCAGCTTCCTGGTCAACTTCGGCGCCAACCTTTTTGCTCTGGACAATGAATTCCACACGCCAATGGATGTCGCCGCTTCACGCGACCACATGGAGTGTGTGCGCTTCCTCGACGCTGCTGCTGCAAAGCAGACCAACCAAAATCCGAAAAAGGTCGCCAATCTGaagaaagaggcagaaaaagagGCAGAGAAACGCGTGAAACTCTGTGAGAaggtgaagaaaaaacacaaaagcaaaatggaTAGAATGCAGCGTGGGAGCAACTCCGGCTCCTTTTCAGATGCAGGAACAGCATCGTCACTGTCAAACGATGGCACCATCACGGGCGTCAACGAACACTTCTCCAAGCTCATCACTGACGATAAAGTTGGCTCTATTAAAGGCACACTCCTGAAGAAGTTTGGGAAGAAGGACAAAGGCACGCTGCAGAGGTCAGAAGGAAGTGGGAACGTTATCTTCCTCAAACCAGAGAGCGGATCTGAGAACCCAGACTTTGTGGACGTCTTCAACGAGCAGGAAGAGAACATGCTAGAAGAAATGGACAGCTTCGGAGATGACGACGACGATGGAGGCCAAGTGAAACAATCCATCTTCAATCGGCCCGGCCTTGGAGGTCTGATGTTCAGGAAGAAGATGGGGCTAGACTCTGACGACATCCCCAGCAGTGCCAATGAAAGCCTTGGTTACCTCGTTCAAAGTGAGACGTTTGAGGCAGACGAAGACACCTCTGGCTTGATGACGGGCGACAATGCACTGCCGTGGGAACAGGAAGATCTGGGACTGGATGACGATGAAGATGAGGAAACCTCTCCTTTGGATGTGTTCCTGTCCTCTATCTCCTTGCCAGATTTTACGCCCGCATTCAACAGAGAGCACCTTGACTTGGAGGCACTCTTGCTTTGCTCTGATGAAGACCTCAAAGGGATCCGCATCCAGCTCGGACCCAGGAAGAAGATCTTAGAAGCTGTTGCTCGCAGAAGAAAGGCGCTGGAAAATGCAGGCGTCATGAAGGACAGCTCCTTGtga
- the slc25a17l gene encoding peroxisomal membrane protein PMP34, with amino-acid sequence MSDNGGSAVGLLSYETLVHAVAGAMGSVTAMTVFFPLDTAKSRLQVDEKRKSNSTPVILAEIAKEEGFLSLYRGWFPVISSLCCSNFVYFYTFNSLKKLMASGPGQSRPGKDLLIGIVSGVVNVILTTPMWVVNTRLKMQGVKFRNEDLHQTHYRGIFDAFSQIIANEGVGTLWNGTLPSLVLVLNPAVQFMIYEAMKRKAGRGGRKISSAKIFLIGAIAKAIATTATYPLQTVQAILRFGQYKSDAEGGGVMGSLSNILFLLMDRIKKHGALGLYKGLEAKLLQTVLTAALMFVVYEKIAAVTFRLMGMNKKLKH; translated from the exons ATGTCCGACAACGGTGGCTCGGCCGTCGGCCTCCTATCCTATGAGACGCTGGTTCATGCTGTGGCAGGTGCAATG GGGAGTGTGACAGCTATGACCGTCTTCTTTCCTCTGGACACGGCCAAAAGCAGACTCCAGG tgGATGAGAAGAGAAAGTCGAACTCAACTCCAGTCATTCTGGCTGAGATAGCAAAGGAAGAAGGCTT TCTGTCACTGTACAGAGGCTGGTTCCCAGTTATCTCCAGCCTTTGCTGCTCCAATTTTGTCTACTTCTACACGTTTAACTCACTGAAGAAGCTGATGGCATCTGGTCCAGGCCAGTCCAGACCTGGGAAAGACTTGCTCATTGGAATTGTGTCAG GAGTGGTGAATGTGATCCTGACCACTCCCATGTGGGTGGTCAACACTCGACTGAAGATGCAGGGGGTAAAGTTCAGAAACGAGGACCTCCACCAGACTCACTACAGAGGCATATTTG ATGCTTTCTCACAGATCATAGCCAACGAGGGGGTGGGAACTCTGTGGAACGGCACTTTGCCCTCTCTCGTCCTCGTACTCAACCCTGCTGTGCAGTTCATGATTTATGAGGCCATGAAGAGGAAGGCAggcagaggagggaggaag ATATCCTCAGCAAAGATTTTTCTCATTGGAGCCATTGCCAAGGCCATCGCTACCACTGCCACGTATCCTCTGCAGACAGTTCAGGCCATACTGAGG TTTGGCCAGTATAAAAGTGACGCCGAGGGTGGTGGTGTGATGGGGAGCCTTTCTAACATTTTGTTCCTGCTCATGGACCGGATAAA GAAGCACGGTGCTCTCGGTTTGTACAAAGGCCTGGAGGCCAAGCTGCTACAGACGGTACTGACGGCTGCACTCATGTTTGTTGTGTATGAGAAGATCGCTGCAGTGACCTTCAGACTCATGGGGATGAACAAGAAACTGAAGCACTGA
- the dxo gene encoding decapping and exoribonuclease protein gives MDPHRSSISCHSHQSSYKRQRDDSGRSPRENKHFRTNTQHQYRSESALGQNPLSCRTLSTRRELYERDFPVYKQPVEVGCFSLDSERRFFNDSRQMRYYVEPDRNPNFNLRDGYRDRFIKRDDSVKERLDHILRWIVANKSKINPTGAAASPRALEVDFVTWRGHLTKLLTTPYETREGWLLAVTRFRGTFYISEVETEAARRERENRTERHEEMMYWGYKFEQYTCADNTHSLPDPGGVVNTNEAFCTVVQTRLADHRLLFSGEVDCRDKDPKAPAAPACYVELKTSAEICTPKQRSNFHRFKLLKWWAQSFLPGVPRVVAGFRDQEGVVVSVETFHISKISHLIKNEYNCWKPTVCMNFCCDFLSFVKRVVTEDSPRVVYLFSWDPYKDVTYSAHRDSQYCFLPHWYVEEMTRSEDSQYEPKA, from the exons ATGGACCCCCACAGATCCAGCATCAGCTGTCACAGCCATCAGTCCTCGTACAAAAGACAAAGAGACGACAGTGGCAGAAGTCCTCGTGAGAATAAACACTTCAGAACGAACACACAGCACCAGTATCGGTCTGAGTCGGCTCTGGGTCAAAACCCTTTGAGCTGCAGGACTTTAAGCACGAGAAGAGAGCTTTATGAAAGAGACTTTCCTGTTTACAAACAGCCTGTGGAAGTGGGATGTTTTTCCCTCGACTCTGAGCGTAGATTCTTCAACGACAGCAGGCAGATGAGGTACTACGTGGAGCCTGACAGGAATCCAAATTTCAACCTGAGGGATGGATACAGGGATCGCTTTATAAAAAGAGACGACAGTGTGAAGGAGAGGCTGGACCATATTCTCCGGTGGATTGTAGCCAATAAATCAAAGATTAACCCAACAGGGGCAGCAGCCTCACCTCG CGCTTTAGAAGTCGACTTTGTGACATGGCGGGGCCACCTAACTAAGCTGCTGACCACTCCTTATGAGACAAGGGAAGGCTGGTTGTTAGCAGTCACCAGGTTCAGGGGCACATTTTACATCAGTGAGGTGGAAACGGAAGCTGCTCGCAGGGAACGGGAGAACCGCACCGAGAGGCATGAAGAGATGATGTACTGGGGATACAAGTTTGAGCAATACACATGTGCAG ACAATACCCACAGTCTACCTGACCCTGGTGGAGTGGTTAACACCAACGAGGCCTTCTGCACTGTGGTGCAAACTCGGCTCGCGGATCACAGACTGCTGTTCTCCGGCGAGGTGGACTGTCGGGATAAAGATCCCAAAGCTCCGGCTGCTCCTGCCTGTTACGTGGAGCTGAAGACCTCTGCAGAGATCTGCACCCCCAAacagcgcagcaacttccacaG GTTCAAACTGCTTAAGTGGTGGGCCCAGTCTTTTCTCCCGGGAGTCCCTAGAGTGGTGGCAGGTTTCCGAGATCAGGAAGGTGTCGTTGTTTCCGTGGAGACCTTTCACATTTCTAAGATCTCCCATCTCATCAAG AACGAGTATAACTGCTGGAAGCCGACAGTATGCATGAACTTTTGCTGCGATTTCCTGTCTTTTGTGAAGCGTGTAGTTACCGAAGACAGTCCTAG AGTGGTGTACCTGTTCTCCTGGGATCCCTACAAAGATGTCACCTACTCTGCCCACAGAGACTCTCAGTATTGCTTCCTGCCACACTGGTATGTTGAGGAGATGACGAGAAGTGAAGACTCCCAATATGAGCCTAAAGCATAA